GATTATGAAGAAGAAGAAGAAAGGGTTCGTGATGGTAAACTATGTTTCTCTCTCTATCAGTTCTTGTTATAAAGCAGCTCTCTGTTCTGTCTAAACCACAGCTTGAAGGAAAGATGTACAGGAGAGAGAGATAAAACAGAGTTTTTCACAATTCCTGAATTGTTGGAATGTGATTTGTTAAAAAATATGGGAGATAGTATTCAATGACGGAACTAACCTTCTTTTCACTTTGTTAAATATGATACATTGAACTAAATATAGCTAATACAAATTTTACACACAAAAAATTTACATAGATTTATTATCTTTTATATCACATCCCTATGATTAAGTACTATAAGTGTGAAAATAATAAATTATTGTAACAAAATATAGCTTTAATGGTTAAAAATATAAAAATAATAATCTAAACGTTTAAATGAGTATTAAATGAATAAAAGTGTTACATATGTATCTAGCTAACCAATGAACAACATAATTATTTTAGGTTTATCTATAAGTTTTGTATGAACCCGAAGCTTAGCTGATGAGATAATACATAGTCGCATTAACAACCTTATATAATCATGGAAGCCGCTAGCCCCTATGTTTTTTTTGTTTCTTGAACATTTCCCAATGTATTCTGAGGTCAATATGTCCCCAAATGTATTTTAATCTAAAATATAGAAAAGACTTTCCTCTTTGGTATATAAAAAGTATTTTTGCATTAAAGAGAAGAAAATAAAATAATAAAGGTTGCCACATTTGTCGAGATATTGTTGGCTAATTTGTCCGATCTCCACCTAAAAGTAGAAGCCGATAGAGATGCATTCATCATAGGCCCATTCCCCCCTAATATTATAATAGTGTGAATGGGTCTCCACATGACGCAAGATTATTTAAATCTTATAAAAATATATTTCCGTACAATAATATTCCGAATACACTCTTCTAGAGAGGTGAAGGTTGGTGACAGCAGAGAAGAGACTTTAGCAATACAAGAAAAGTAGAGCACATAAAAGAAGTGTTCATAAGACTCGTTGTTTAAAGTTTCCCATTTTACTACATGATCAGCTATTCCAACAATACAATCGACGCAAAAGTTTTAACTTGGAATGTTCTTTCTACCCAAAAGCTGAACTCAATGATGGAAATTTGATTTAAAAATGGATCATCCCTCTTTGCTTGAATGACAAATAGGAAAAGGGAAGAAACGATTGGTACCAAACTTCATCAAAACTTTGTAGTTTGCATGAATGTAGCAATGGCAGAACATTGGCCTTAGCAATTGTAGTTATCAAGGCCAAGGTCTCTCAGTGCATCAGTTGCAGAGGCTCTGCATATCTCATTGTTGGCCTTAGCACTCCTTATCAGCTTCTCAATTCCATTGGCAAGCAGAATTTTTCTGTAATGCGTTCAACAGAAGCTGATCTGATCAGAGTTTCTGCGATATGTGTGTATATTGTTGGATTTTAAAAAATTGAAAATATAACTTTTTACCTGTTCTCTGCATTTCTCACAGCAATGTTCCTTATCATGTTGCAAGCGTTTCTCTGCATCTGAGCCGCTGCTGGAAACCTCTTCATAGCTTGGATCGCCAGATCACCAGCTCCAGCTTCAATAGCACTGGCTGCGTGGTCTGGTGATCTCAGACATATTATAGAGATTATCGACATGACCTGAACAAACCATAAGGATTATGCACTCAGACAATAGTATACTGGCTACCAAAAAAAAAAAAACTCTTTACTCGGCATAACGTTCTTATCTATTCTAGTGTAACACTGGCACAGATCTGACCCGTAGTCACAACTTGGCGTTGCATAAATTTTGTGATGGAGCCTAATGTAGTAAGAGGTTCTGGTTTACTTACCTCTTGTACGACTAGAGGATCGTCCGAGAATCGTTGTGCGAGTTTGATTAGCTTGTCTAGTCCCCGCTTCTCAACTATGGTATTCTTATTAGAGTCACTTCCTGCCAACTAGAGATTCAAGTACACATTTAGACAAACATTTCTTACGCGTGATTGCAATAATAATCTACAACAGTCATTCTAGACTTTGGAAAATTTAAAATTCGGAAAACATGCATTAATAACTCCTCTGCTCCTGGGAAAAAAATTAAGAACATACGCCACTGTCTAATAGTGGTGGCAAAAACTCAAACTCTACAATTCAAAGCAGAATAATCAATAATTGAAAGGCGTTCAATACTATAGAAGCAGCTTGGAGGAGGACTATGAACACTTAAAGACTTTCAATACTATAGAGACAGCTTGGAGGAGGAGTATGAACAATTAAAGGCGTTCAAGATTATAGAGGCACGTTGTAGAGCAGTTTAGAAGCTAACACACCTTGGACAACAGGGAACAGCATGTCTTAGCAGCAGTATTGTTGCCTTGTTCACCGCTATCATCAATACACCTAAGAAGTGTGTCTATTCCACCACTTTCAGCAATAGATTTACATATTTCATCCTGTTTACAGAAAAATAAATGTGCGTAAGGTATTACAACAAGAAACAAAATGATGAATACACAGTGACTAACCAGTTAAACGTTATGAAAGAGAGATTTATACTAGCATACAACTTACGTTTACAGCAATTGATTTTAACGCAATACTTGCTGAGACCAAGCTATCCGAGCCAATCCCTGCCTGTAATGCTTCCGTGAGGGCTCTTGCAATCCCTAATTTGGCAAAAGTCCGCGCATAACCATAAACCTAAAAACATATGACTATTAGCTATTTTCTAATGAAATAAAGATAACACTTTCTAGTTGTTGTAATATGTGCTTTTAACACGTGAGTATGAATCCTACTTACTTGGGAAGCAACCACACGGTTGTCATCTGGGGTCAAAAGAACACGAATTGCATCATACAAAGCTCTAATGGTGATTTTACTCTCACGATTCAGCACTTTCAGAATAAGCTCATCCACTTTCAGCTCCATGAATATCTCCTTCACAACTTCATTACCAGTCGCAGCAGCAGCAACAACAGCAAAGCCAGCATCTAAAGAATCAGAATCCGAGCCGGAGTCTCTTATAAGATCAACCACAATCCTCGGTCCAGAAGCGTTCCTAAACGCCTCCGTGCTCTGAATGTCTGCAATTAGATAGTCACATGATCAACAAAAAAAGGAATAAACACTAATTCAAGAACGTAAAGCCATACCATGGATCAACGCAGCCAAAGCTTTCAAACACGGAACAACAATGCAGTTACTTCTAGAGTCTATCTTGATTTTGGAGCAAATCGAGCATGTTAGCTCCACGGCACCATGCTTCGTAGCAATCGCCACGTTCCCTGACTCTTGGCTGCTGCAAAGCTCGTTGAGCTTGACTAACAAACTCGAAATCTCATCCAAATCATCATCGACCTCTTTGAGTCTATCTAAACAAGCAATCACTGGATTGTCCTTGACGCTGCTCTCTCCTGGAACACAAGTGATGATCCCTGCAGCACATAGCAAACAAAGAAAGAATCATTTTATAAATACAAGTAGAGATCCAGCTCTAGAGTAAGGGAAGTGAAAGCGAAAAGAGGTTACGGACCGGAGAGATCGACGCCTTGGAGCTTGAGTGTGTGGAGAGCGTCTTCGAGAGCTTCGGAAGGTTCCATTCCTAGATCTTCCACGTTTTCCTTGACGAGATCGTCGAATGCCTCCTGAGATATCGCTCGAGTAGCCATTCTTCCTTGCTCCGCCTCTACGATTCGTCGGGTAATGTAGAAATCGCCGTGTAGATAGATCGGAGAAAAGGATTTGATTCAAAATTGTGTTTGGGAGTAGAAAGGGTGTTGCGATAAAACGGCGCGTTTTTGTAGTATCTGCGTTACATCGTCTCGAGAACTTCCAGACGACGACGTTGTATGCGTCGTCACAGTTGGGATAAACGACGTCGTTCGTTTCTAGCATCTGCGTTACATTCTCGAGTGACGACGTTTAGGCGTCACAGTTGGGATAAACAACGTCGTTTTGTAGCATCTACGTTACATCGTCTCGAGAATTTCCAACCGAGTCGTCACAGTTGGGATAAACGACGTCGTTTGTGGCATCTGCGTTACATCGTCCAGAGAATCCAGACGACGACGTTTTAACCGTCACTACACTACTGTTTTTTTAATCTTTGTATTGTTTGATAATAGACGTTTTAACCGTCACTACACTACTGTTTTTTTTTTAATCTTTGTATTGTTTGATAATAGACGAATATACTCGATATGATTTTGCTTATGGACAGTAAAACTGCACAAAAAACAAATGGTTTTCTATGATCTCTACCAAACCTATCCACAATGAACAAACGTTTGCTTTCTTTTTCACATGTTAATACAACACATTAGTCTGTTAAAGCTTTCCTTTGATCTCTATTCTGGTTCAAGTTCTGCAGCTGCAACATGCCTAACCCGCTGAGCAAGACGTCTCCTCCTATATACCCCCACCAAGCGCAGAATCAGGATCATTGCAATAGCACTGAACTCGAACACCGTCACTATTCTGAACCCTCCTGTACAAAACGGTGAACATAAGTCTTTTAGAAAAAGGGTTTGTAGTCGCATGAACTTCGATTCTAATCACACAATCTCAAATTGATATAAGGGTTCCAAATGATTCTTGCAGAGGCATATGCCACGAGAATCTCAATCTTGTGAGGCAACTTACCCGTTGGGATGAAGTTAAACTCGGTGGCAGTGTAGAGGGTACTCATCAACATCTACAACACCAGAAGAAAACTTAGTTTCTCATCCTTCTATATTAGAACAGATACAAAGTTGTTACTCCTACGATAATCATAGAGATTGAGCTGTGTAGTTGGTCTTGTTTTGCTCATTAGTACAGACAACGAATAACAAACAAGATGGAAAAACCAAGGTTAAAAAGTTCTTAACTGCAAAGATGCGAACTTCGTTAAAATGCAGGTTGGTAGTATCTGGATCCATAATGTGCCACACCATTCTCTTCATTAACAAAGGCAGCTCCTGCACTTTCTGAAACATTTTGAACAATAATGGTTTTTGTCAAAGCCAAAACACTCATGAGAATATGAATCAAATCCATTAATTACCTGAAGAAAGCCAGTTAAACCTCCAACAAAGAGACGGTTATACCTACGGATCTTCACAAGAACCTCCTTCACCTCTGGCTCTTGGCGATGTTGCAAGGACGCTTCCGGTGACAGCTTCGTGATGTGACGAACACACATGGGACACTTGCAAGGCCTTGATACCGCAGCGTAGTTCCAGTACTGCAAGATGCAGCTTCCTGTAATGTAAACACAACAACAACTAATAACTAATCAACAAACAAACGATATTGGACTCAGAAAATTTTTATTAAGGAAGAAGTTAAAGATCAAAAGACTTAACCGCAATACCAATGGCCACAATCTCCTCGACACGGAACCGTGAAGGAGCCGAAGCAGATCGGGCAACAATCATCCTCTGGAGGCGTCTCGCTCTGTATCTTCCTCCTCTCTCCGCCATTATCCCTTTCGATCTTCCTCTCCTCTGCTGCCGTCACGGCTCCGTCAGCGAGCACGACGGCGTTCGACGCCTCCTCCGGCTCGCTAAGGCCATGAGTTTCCGTCGCCGCGGCGTTTACCTCGTCGGTTTTCACCTCCATTCTCTCTCTCTCTCCGTTTCGTCACGTTCTTGGAAGATTCTTGTTTTACGAACTGAGTAAATTAGATTAATTTCAATAGCTTATTATTTCAAAGCGTGTTTAGAGGCAAATGACCGATGTACCCTCGGTATTTTCGGTAAGATAAAGGTAAGTTAGAATGTCAGATTCATTCAAGTATGTGTTTAATACAAGTGGTTAATTTAGGCAAATTAGTCTAACTAGACCCAAATCAAATTAAGGAACATACCAAATTTGATTAATTTAATCTAGCTAGACCCAAATCAAATTAAGGAACATATCAAATTTAAACCATACACACTGAATTTTAAGAAAAACAAACTTTCTTTCTCAAAAATAAAGACAATAAATTGAAGAAAAAAAACTACTCCATAATTGGTGGGATTAAGCTCTTAATTTTCTTGTGACATTGATTTTTTTTGTCACATGAGGTTGCTAGCACGAATACTTATGTATTCTTGAGACATAACTTTGCAGCACAATTGCACAAATACATTGCATGGAAAGATTCAGATCTTTGAAAGCATCACGGCAAGCTGCTCATCTGATACCTCAATCTCGCTGTATGCACCCAAAGAAGAAGCCATCCTCGCAGCCAATTGATGCTTACACTTTGCCAAAAGCAACAAGTAGAAAAAAAGTCAGTAGCAGTACTAAAATTCAAAACTCTGATGATTAAGAATCTTACACATTGCTGTTCTCCTCTGCTAACAACATCATAGAAGAAAGAATAGCATCCACAGTAATCTCCTGGGAAGCAGAGATACTCTTCCCTCTTTTGAGATTCTCCAACAACCTGTAAAACAACACAAACAAACAAATAAACCAATGTTTTTTTTTGTTAAGTCAAATAAACCAATGTTCTTAGACATCGAGTCAATGTTGATTGTGAAAAGACCTGAAAGATGGATCTTCCACTGGGTAATCCAGAGATTTTCTTGACGCCTCTCTTGTCGATTATTCTGGTCGCTTTCTCAAGGTTCTTACCAAACAACAAATGCAAGCTGAGTTTCCAAACAATACACTTCAATGTTCCATCTCAAAATCGCCATTACATTTTTTTTTAAAAGGCTTTGATAAGTTTCAGAGTTATGTTCAAAACTAAAACTCTAACCAGTAGTATCCTCCACATGCCAAAAGACTGAGCAAAATCAATACAAAATTACACAATAACCAGACTTAATTAATATCTGTCTTTTTTCAAGAATAAGAGGGAACTGGAAACAGGAGAACTGACATTGAGAGCTGTTCTTCAGTTACTGCCAAAATTCAAGGAAAAAAAAATTCGTAAACGAGAAAAAGCAAAGAGTGAAGAAGTAAAAATGGTGATGATGAAAGTAACCTGAGCCGGTAGATTCGATGTTCGACCAGACGGCGTCTGCGACCAGAACAGTGACGCTCATCTTTCCTCGGGAGAGTGACGATTGAAGATTGAGCGTCTTCTGAGAGCTGCTCAATTCTTACTCAAAACCGTTTCCATTTGCATCATTGGTTATTTTTGGTTTGGTTCAGTTTGTTTAAATGTTGAGTGTCCAATTACTTCGGTTTGGGTAAGAATTGAGCTTTCGGTTTGGTTTGGTTCAATTATTTTTGGTTTGGTTCAGTTTGTTTAAGCTTTCGGTTTCTCGGTTTACAAAATGAACCAACTGAAAGATCGGTTTGATTATCGACAAATATGCTCAAACTTTTGGTCTATATTTCCAATTTTTCTTCCAAATAATTTACTTGCATGATTAGCTGTTGGCTATGCTTCATGCGTCTCATTTACGGTTTCTCGTTGCTGCTACTATCATCTAATAATCAACCAATACTGAGACAAAATAAAGAGTAAACTGCAAGATTAAATAATAACCGAATTGAAGTAGAGAACCAAGATTTTTGATAAAAGCTTAGATGTTAAACGACAGAATCATAAAACATTTATAAGATCCAGTACAACATAAAAATCTCAAAACCTTTTAGAAAAAAAACAAACGACTTCAACAGCATAAGCAACTCCAGATCTTTAACGGTACTGCAAAAAAAAAGAAACAAGATAAACGTTCGTTATGTTTGCAATGAAAGTGAGAAAGACACAACGAGAGTAAATCATGTTGTATATCATTAACATCTTTTTACCTTGATGAATCCGATTTCCTTGGCGTTGCTACGGAAGCACTGCCTACAGCAGTTAAGTCCATACTTCCTGATTAGCCCGTGCGAGTTTCCGCACACACGGCTACACAAACCAAAGCTCATTTAATTAGATTTCTCAATATCACATCAACACAAACTATAAACTGCTACATCGTAAGTAAAACATTAAACGTTCGCAACTTTCAAAAATTAGGTATGGATGAGAAATGTAACAGAACTAAGTCTGAAACGAAACCTCTCTCACATAACTATCAGCATTCGAAGCTAAAATTCAAGACCAGTGAGACCAGACAAAGAGGAATAAACAAATACATACGAGCCTCTTTATTTCTTCAAAACTAAAACAGATCGAAGAAACAATACAAAATGAGAGAGGAGAAGAAAAGGTCGTTCTTACCAGGTGCGGGAACCAGGCCCGTACTTCTTGGGGTGAGAGTTCCAGATCGCAGCGAAACCCATGGTTTTCGAATGCTCAGGCTTGAGAAGCTAGAAGACGAAGATGAACGGCGTGAAAACACTCGAAAACCCTAAATTTCGTAGGCGACGCAACACACATAATCGACTTATATAAGTGCGAATGGACCTCAATTCCCCCCATTTAGGTTAAAATATGGGCCTAGTTATCAGGCCCAGTATCAAATTAATAAGAAGATTATAAAATACATGTTGTCCAAGAGTTTTAGTCAGAGATGTCGACCGAAGCCCGCAGTCTGAATCCGTTCGACCCTAAAAATTATCGGGCTTGAGCTTAGTTTGATAAGCCCAAAAATAAATCGGGTTTTTTGGGCTAAGTCTATTTGGACTTTGGTCATTTTGGAATAGGACCGGTTCGAAAACCTGAAAATTTCTATTTTAGTTTAAATATTAGCATTCATGCAATCAAAACCATTATTAGTATTGATATATTATTTTAATATTTTTGATACAAACTCTAGTAAAACAAATATGAAAGTTGGTAATGCACCTTATTGTTTGTTTATTACAAATGTCACATTTAAAATTTGCCAATGCACCTTCTTCTTTTATAACATGTTTTTTTCAACATACAAAGTCTGAAACGTTCGACCATGTTTATCGTAAAAAAAAATTTCTTATATATTTAATTTTAATTTATATTTGATTATTTCAATCTTATTAAATTTGGTTAGTTTATAATATGTTTTAAAGCATATGAAAAAGTAAAACGTAAATACATAGGAAAAGTAAACATTTTTTATAAAGAAAAAAAGTTTAAACTCATTTAATATTTTAAAACATAAAGTTGAAACTGATTTTTTTATGAAAATTCACATGTATTAAAACAATAGAGGTGACAATGACAAATTACTTTTTGGGTGAATTTGTAAGATAACCATAATAGAAAAAAAATTAAGAATATAGTCATCTCTTGGTAATTGTGTCAATTGATTACATAAGTGGACATTTTTCTCTTTTTCAGCGCGTGAGCACGAACACAACACACCGGATAAGAAAGACTATTCTAATGTGTATATAGAATAGATAAGCAATGTAGAGAAGGGAGAGGGAGAGGGAGAGGGAGAGGGAGGGAGGGAGGGAGGGAGAGAGAGAGAGAGAGAGAGAGAACCTATACTATATGTTTATGATATTATAGATTTAAAACCGCGTTAATGGAATATTTTATAAAATTTAT
This sequence is a window from Brassica oleracea var. oleracea cultivar TO1000 chromosome C1, BOL, whole genome shotgun sequence. Protein-coding genes within it:
- the LOC106322449 gene encoding armadillo repeat-containing protein 6, which translates into the protein MATRAISQEAFDDLVKENVEDLGMEPSEALEDALHTLKLQGVDLSGIITCVPGESSVKDNPVIACLDRLKEVDDDLDEISSLLVKLNELCSSQESGNVAIATKHGAVELTCSICSKIKIDSRSNCIVVPCLKALAALIHDIQSTEAFRNASGPRIVVDLIRDSGSDSDSLDAGFAVVAAAATGNEVVKEIFMELKVDELILKVLNRESKITIRALYDAIRVLLTPDDNRVVASQVYGYARTFAKLGIARALTEALQAGIGSDSLVSASIALKSIAVNDEICKSIAESGGIDTLLRCIDDSGEQGNNTAAKTCCSLLSKLAGSDSNKNTIVEKRGLDKLIKLAQRFSDDPLVVQEVMSIISIICLRSPDHAASAIEAGAGDLAIQAMKRFPAAAQMQRNACNMIRNIAVRNAENRKILLANGIEKLIRSAKANNEICRASATDALRDLGLDNYNC
- the LOC106345082 gene encoding E3 ubiquitin-protein ligase RNF170 — protein: MEVKTDEVNAAATETHGLSEPEEASNAVVLADGAVTAAEERKIERDNGGERRKIQSETPPEDDCCPICFGSFTVPCRGDCGHWYCGSCILQYWNYAAVSRPCKCPMCVRHITKLSPEASLQHRQEPEVKEVLVKIRRYNRLFVGGLTGFLQKVQELPLLMKRMVWHIMDPDTTNLHFNEVRIFAMLMSTLYTATEFNFIPTGGFRIVTVFEFSAIAMILILRLVGVYRRRRLAQRVRHVAAAELEPE
- the LOC106294775 gene encoding zinc finger SWIM domain-containing protein 7 isoform X1 is translated as MSVTVLVADAVWSNIESTGSVTEEQLSILLACGGYYCLHLLFGKNLEKATRIIDKRGVKKISGLPSGRSIFQVVGESQKREEYLCFPGDYCGCYSFFYDVVSRGEQQCCKHQLAARMASSLGAYSEIEVSDEQLAVMLSKI
- the LOC106294775 gene encoding zinc finger SWIM domain-containing protein 7 isoform X2 — encoded protein: MSVTVLVADAVWSNIESTGSVTEEQLSILHLLFGKNLEKATRIIDKRGVKKISGLPSGRSIFQVVGESQKREEYLCFPGDYCGCYSFFYDVVSRGEQQCCKHQLAARMASSLGAYSEIEVSDEQLAVMLSKI
- the LOC106294605 gene encoding 40S ribosomal protein S29; the encoded protein is MGFAAIWNSHPKKYGPGSRTCRVCGNSHGLIRKYGLNCCRQCFRSNAKEIGFIKYR